Proteins encoded in a region of the Quercus lobata isolate SW786 chromosome 8, ValleyOak3.0 Primary Assembly, whole genome shotgun sequence genome:
- the LOC115958505 gene encoding reactive Intermediate Deaminase A, chloroplastic-like produces the protein MAWCAVRSFNVPAVDMRALRTRAPLAAGAGFASVASTALWRSPKRSLPFACFAISTDSRIKEAVQTEKAPAALGPYSQATKANNFLFVSGVLGLVPETGKFISDSVEDQTEQVLKNMGEILKAGGASYAAVVKTTIMLADLKDFKKVNEIYAKYFPSPAPARSTYQVAALPLDAKIEIECIAAI, from the exons ATGGCGTGGTGTGCAGTTAGGTCTTTCAACGTGCCGGCGGTGGACATGCGCGCACTGCGAACCAGGGCTCCTTTAGCCGCCGGCGCAGGCTTCGCCTCCGTCGCTAGCACCGCTTTGTGGCGCTCCCCTAAGCGCTCTCTGCCCTTCGCTTGCTTTGCCATTTCCACCGATTCTC GTATAAAGGAAGCTGTTCAAACAGAAAAGGCTCCTGCTGCCTTGGGACCATATTCTCAGGCCACAAAAGCCAACAACTTTCTCTTTGTGTCCGGTGTTCTTGGACTTGTTCCAGAG ACTGGAAAGTTCATCTCAGATTCTGTGGAAGATCAAACTGAGCAG GTTCTCAAAAATATGGGGGAAATACTTAAAGCTGGTGGTGCGAGTTATGCTGCAGTAGTTAAGACAACAATTAT GTTAGCTGACCTTAAAGACTTCAAGAAAGTGAATGAGATTTATGCTAAAT ACTTTCCTTCACCTGCCCCTGCACGTTCAACATACCAGGTAGCAGCATTACCATTGGATGCCAAGATTGAAATTGAGTGCATTGCTGCAATATAA
- the LOC115957577 gene encoding NEP1-interacting protein-like 1 translates to MALLSFFPTMKGWFSGITKVAFRSEEAVSLWASAAIGGFRTEFVTRVMKRIVFAAFTCILALGGAVVGIFIGAIKGQTTETGFLNGAGIGAVTGAIAAIQLLEPPAATDCEPLSKGALLGSLINGKVFIEWVCPAVLKAYQWQVRTIEPSYREVSDIYDISGGKGLSKNCIQKLSIHKFHSSKMNKPCLEFCCSICLQDFGDEDSVRRLPNCGHLFHLYCIDEWLTRQGNCPMCREHVCDDKNGL, encoded by the exons ATGGCACTATTGAGCTTCTTTCCAACAATGAAGGGGTGGTTTTCTGGGATAACAAAGGTGGCGTTCAGGTCAGAAGAGGCTGTTTCTTTGTGGGCTTCGGCTGCAATTGGTGGTTTCAGAACTGAGTTTGTCACCAGAGTGATGAAGAGAATAGTTTTTGCTGCATTCACATGTATTCTTGCATTGG GTGGGGCTGTAGTGGGAATATTTATTGGAGCAATCAAAGGCCAAACCACAGAAACTGGATTTTTAAATGGGGCAGGAATAGGAGCTGTGACAGGTGCCATTGCAGCCATTCAATTACTGGAACCACCAGCAGCAACTGATTGTGAGCCGCTGTCCAAG GGTGCCCTCCTAGGTAGTTTAATCAATGGTAAGGTCTTTATAGAATGGGTATGTCCTGCAGTGCTAAAAGCCTATCAATGGCAA GTTAGGACTATTGAACCAAGTTATAGAGAAGTTTCAGATATCTATGACATTAGTGGAGGTAAAGGGTTATCCAAGAACTGCATTCAGAAGCTTTCAATACACAAGTTTCATTCTAGCAAGATGAACAAACCATGTCTTGAATTCTGTTGCTCCATTTGCTTACAG GATTTCGGGGATGAAGACTCAGTAAGAAGACTTCCCAACTGTGGGCACCTCTTTCATCTATACTGCATAGACGAGTGGCTAACCCGACAAGGCAATTGTCCAATGTGTAGAGAACATGTATGTGATGACAAGAATGGATTATAA